Below is a genomic region from Jiangella gansuensis DSM 44835.
AGCGCTGGCGGGTGAACCGGCACGGGGCGTGTCGGCTGACGCGGTCGTCGCCCGCGGCCGGGCTCGGCGGGCGCGTCGGTTGCGCCGTCGCGCCGGTGCGGGCGTGCTGGTGATCACCGCCGCGGCGGCCGGCTTGGCTCTGCCGTCGTCGCCCGTGTCGGTCGTGGACGCGGAAGTGGCGCAGGCACCGACCACCGGCGGCGTACGGGCCGACGCCGTCCTGTCGCCCGCGGTGGCCGACGACCCCGTGAAGCTGGAGATGTGGGAGGCCGTCGACGACGCGCTCCCAAGTGACGTGCGCCTGGTGGAGGATTCGTACGTCTATGGCGACACGCCGGGGCCTGGCCTGTATCTGAGCCTGGAGCGGGGCGACGTCAGGTTCAGCCTCAGCGTGTGGCTGCAGAACTCGCGGCCGGACCTCGCCGACTACCGGCCGTGCACGGAGCCGGAGCCACTGATGGGCGAGTCCAGCCTGTGGTCGGATTGTGAGCAAGGCGCGGACGACGACGGCCGCTGGCGCGTGGTGGGCAGCGACGACGGCCGGGACACCTTTCTCATCCTCGACGGCGAACCCGCCGCGGTCGCGCTGCGTTGGGGCGTCAACTACGACGGCGCCGAGGTCGACGATCAAGGGATGCCGCTGGAGACCAAGACCGCGCTGACCGAGGCCGAGGCGGACCGGGTCGCCGATGCCGTCTGGTCGGTCGGCGCGCGGCACACACCGGCCGAGCTGGTCAGCGGTGTGGACCTGGAGGCGACGTCCGGCGCTGCATGGGCACAGATCGAGGCGGCCCTCGAAGAGGCGTTCGGCCAGCTGACCGTCGTCGAGCCCGTCGACGGCGAGGTGCGGGCCTCGGCCGGCGGCGTGGACGTCCAGACCGGCCTGGTGTCGGCTACCTACGAGACGGCCGACGGGGTGCGAGTCGACGTCGCCGTGGCGCAGAAGGACCGGCTCTATGAGCCGATGTGCATCGAGCGGTACGGCGAATGCTCGCTGTTCCCCGGCGCAGTCCACGCCTTCGGCACGGGGGACCCGGCCGCCGGACAGGCCGCGAGCGGCACGCTGGGCCAGCGAGGCACGCTGGTGGTCCGCACCGATGCGGCGAGCCCAGAGCTGGAGGCCGCGGTCAACCGGGCCAACGTGGCGGCGATGCAGGCGGTGCCGTTCCTGGGCGACGAGCCGTTTCCGTTGCCGGACGAGATGTAGCTCAGCCGGCCAGGATCTCGACCTCGTCGCCGACGCGGACCACACCGGCGCCGTCGGGCACGAGGTTGAGGCCGAACCAGACCTTGCCGTCCCAGCGCCGGTGCCGCGCCAGGGTGCGCAGCGGCTCCTTGCCCCTGCTCAGGGTGTCGGGGTCGATGGTCGTCAGGACGCACCGGTCGCACAGCTTCACCGCCCGGAACGGCACGCCGCCGATGCGGATCCGGTGCCAGGTGTCCTCCTCGAACGCGGACGACCCGTCGACGACGACGTTGGGCCGGAACCGGCGCATCGGTAGCGGCTCGCTCGGCGGTGTCTCGCCGCGCAGCAACGCCTCTTCGACGACCCAGTCCTCGAGTTGCCGCAGCGACGCCGTCGTGGTGACCATCAGCGGGTAGGCGTCGGCGAAGCTGACCCGGTCGGTGGCGCGACCGTACTGCGGGTCGACCGGGCGGCGGTCGGGGTCGTCGAGCCAGACCAGCCGGACGTTCTGACCGAGCAGTTCGCTCAACCAGTCATCGGCGTCGCCGCCGGGATGTACGGCGTCCAGCTTCGACCGCCACACCTGCACCGGCAGCAGGTCGTCGCAGCCGGCCGCGTCCACGTCCACGTCACCGGCGTGCGGGCCGGACAACCTCACCCGGCCGACACCGAGCGCCGTCGCCGTCACGGTCAGCAGTGCCGGCACGACACGGGCGGTGACCACGAAGCCGTCGACGTCGACCACCATCCAGCGCCGGTCGTGCCGCAGCCCCCACGGTTCGACGGCGGCCTCGTCGACCGGTCGGAGCCGGGTCGATTTGACGGGGGAGAGGTTGAGTCCGGCGACACGCACCCGCCCAAACTAACCGAATGCGGCGTCGAGCCCGGGTGCCGTCTCGGCCACCACCTCACGCTGGGGGTCGTGCGGCACCGGGGAGGCGGTGGCGATCCGCAGGTCGGCCCGCTCGCGGGTGCGTTCGGCGGCGAACAGCGCGTCCTCCTGGCGCGCCCAGCGTTCCCAGTGTGGCCGGAAGCCGTCGCCGTCGCGGGCGAAGCCGCGAGCCTGCCGCACGTCGTGTGGGGCGTCCAGCCAGATGATCATGGCCAGGGCGGCGGCGCCCGGGGTGGAGCCGCTGCCGCAGCCCTCGACGAGCAACGTCGGCGCGGGAGGGACGTCCACCCATTCCGCGTACGCGTCCGCGTACCAGTCCCAGCGGCGGTACCTCGCCTGCCGGCCCGCCGCCAGCGGTAGCAGGACCTCGTCGGCGACGGTGCGGGCCGCCGCGGCCAGGCCGTCCCAGCCGGGATAGAGATCGTCCATGTGCACGACCGGCGCGTCGTCGAGCCGGGCCGACAGCTGCGCGGCCAGCGTCGTCTTGCCCGAGCCGGCCGGCCCGTCAAGGGCCACCACCGTCGTCGGCCCGCGTCGCGGCGGGATCGCCCGGATGCGACTCGCCAGAGCGTCCAGCGTCAGCACACGCACGGCTCGAGCGTACGCCCCGCTGATCATGTGAGTTCTTCGGCGCGACAGAACTCACATGATCAAGGGAACGGCTAGAGGAACGTCTTGCCGTCGCCGCGGTAGGTGGCGACGGTGTCGACCAGCCGCTCGCCGCGCACCAGGTAGTAGGAGTCGAACCGCTCGGCCAGCTCGCCGGCCTTGCCGTGCCGGAACCAGACGCGGTCGCCGATGGCGAGGTCGTCGGCGGGGGAACCGAGCAGCGGCGTCTGTGCCTCACCGGCGCCC
It encodes:
- a CDS encoding MOSC domain-containing protein, with product MRVAGLNLSPVKSTRLRPVDEAAVEPWGLRHDRRWMVVDVDGFVVTARVVPALLTVTATALGVGRVRLSGPHAGDVDVDAAGCDDLLPVQVWRSKLDAVHPGGDADDWLSELLGQNVRLVWLDDPDRRPVDPQYGRATDRVSFADAYPLMVTTTASLRQLEDWVVEEALLRGETPPSEPLPMRRFRPNVVVDGSSAFEEDTWHRIRIGGVPFRAVKLCDRCVLTTIDPDTLSRGKEPLRTLARHRRWDGKVWFGLNLVPDGAGVVRVGDEVEILAG